The sequence TCAGGGAGGAGAACGAAAAGGACCTTCAGGGGGCGAGGGACCGGGGGCTCACGGGCGCCATGGTCGACAGGCTCACCCTCTCGGACAAGGTCATCAAGGGCATGGCCGACGGCCTCAGGGAGGTGGCGGCCCTCAGGGACCCGGTGGGAGAGGTGACGGGCATGAGCCGCAGGCCCAACGGGCTCGTCGTCGGACGCATGCGCATCCCGCTGGGCGTTATCGGGATCATCTACGAGTCGAGGCCCAACGTGACGGCCGACGCCGCGGGCCTATGCCTCAAGAGCGGAAACGCCGTGGTGCTTCGCGGCGGCAGCGAGGCGATCAACTCAAACCTCGCCGTAGCGAGGCTCCTCTCCAGGGCCTGCGAGGAGTGCGGCGTGCCGCCCGGCGCGATCCAGGTGGTATCCACCACCGACCGCGAGGCGGTGCTCGAGATGCTGAGGCTCGAGGAGTACATAGACGTAATAATCCCGCGCGGCGGCGAGGGGCTCATACGCTTCGTCGTCGAGAACTCGAAGATACCGGTCATAAAGCACTACAAGGGCGTATGCCACGTCTACGTCGACGAGAGCGCCGACCTCGATATGGCCTCGGAGATAGCCTTCAACGCCAAGGTCCAGCGCCCCGGCGTCTGCAACGCCATGGAGACGCTCCTCGTCCACGAGGCCGCGGCCCCGGGGCTGCTGCCGTCGCTCGCGGCCCGCTACAGTGACGCCGGCGTGGAGCTTCGCGGCTGCGAGGCCACGCGAAGGCTCGTACCTTCGGCCAAAGAGGCGACCGAGGAGGACTGGTCGGCCGAGTACCTCGATCTCATACTGGCCGTCAGGGTCGTGCCCCACATGGACGAGGCCATCGCCCACATAGCCCGCTACGGTTCGCTCCACACCGAGTCCATCGTTACGGGCAGCTACTCGAACGCCCAGCGCTTTCTTCGTGAAGTGA is a genomic window of Deltaproteobacteria bacterium containing:
- a CDS encoding glutamate-5-semialdehyde dehydrogenase, with translation MGRRGQGGAGSARRGDTPLLPAPPCPRRPGEGRRGAETESEAGGFDMSVRDEIVTIAARARDASLRLASLDGAVKDRALRAMADAIEDGAAMLREENEKDLQGARDRGLTGAMVDRLTLSDKVIKGMADGLREVAALRDPVGEVTGMSRRPNGLVVGRMRIPLGVIGIIYESRPNVTADAAGLCLKSGNAVVLRGGSEAINSNLAVARLLSRACEECGVPPGAIQVVSTTDREAVLEMLRLEEYIDVIIPRGGEGLIRFVVENSKIPVIKHYKGVCHVYVDESADLDMASEIAFNAKVQRPGVCNAMETLLVHEAAAPGLLPSLAARYSDAGVELRGCEATRRLVPSAKEATEEDWSAEYLDLILAVRVVPHMDEAIAHIARYGSLHTESIVTGSYSNAQRFLREVNSSTVLVNASTRFSDGYQLGLGAEIGISTTKLHAFGPMGLEELTTRKFVIYGDGQTRQ